One region of Chelonoidis abingdonii isolate Lonesome George chromosome 14, CheloAbing_2.0, whole genome shotgun sequence genomic DNA includes:
- the TPX2 gene encoding targeting protein for Xklp2 isoform X3 — protein MQSVDSWFDLKASSENVPPADNVATVLQYKPASSKANLPQAIVSPMVKSSENHEMEEREMAQAMLRPQNIVGSLAAWRVPSNDASPPAPSGASQRRVSRRLSAQQKNAQQRKRQAKVKAERCTVTSIKKEDVPPTKKQKISSSRERMTEVSMKRDRSQSTELSPARPKGKLSMPTTPTMLKRKCLSGKLKSTEEQELEKMKQLQQETMDLRKKNEESLIAAIAGSGQPVKKTTVQVTKPVDFHFCTDERIKQHTESQPGNEYKKLDFIAALRKHPASPARVVKGPTIPKPFNLSCGNKRKFEETTSEYVPLAQQIENFQKRTPSRYHLRSRRTDESPIPVKPLKARLTQPKTPLLQTKQRFRPVTCKSAAELEAEEIEKLRQYKFKAQELNPRIIEGGPILPKKPPVKEPTQPIGFDLEVEKRIQERESKKQQEEEHYEFHSRPCPAKILEDVVGVPEKKPLPVTVPKSPAFALKNRIRMPDREEEKGEEVVPVIKANPMPHYGVPFKPKAPEQRHVEVCPFSFDSRDRERWIQKEKKIEELQKEEVPKFKALPLPQFDYINLPQKKVKNTTQPEPFHLQTDERGATKLQNWQQQIKEDLKRQKEAACFKANPNTVVHQEPFVPKKDSKPISESLSGSIVAESFELATEKRAKERQEFEKRLAELETEKEKLQEEARQQEAEREKEELSRLRQELVHKANPIRKYRSLEVKPSDQPLTVPKSPNFSDRFRC, from the exons ATGCAGAGTGTAGATTCATGGTTTG ATCTGAAAGCCAGTTCAGAGAATGTCCCTCCTGCAGACAACGTGGCAACTGTTTTGCAGTACAAGCCTGCCTCTTCAAAGGCTAATCTTCCTCAAGCTATTGTTTCACCAATGGTGAAATCCA GTGAAAACCAtgagatggaggagagagaaatggcGCAGGCAATGTTGAGACCACAGAATATTGTCGGTTCTTTAGCAGCCTGGAGAGTCCCCTCAAATGATGCTTCACCTCCTGCTCCTTCAGGAGCTTCTCAAAG GAGGGTATCCAGAAGACTGTCAGCACAACAGAAGAATGCCCAGCAACGCAAACGTCAGGCCAAAGTCAAAGCAGAGAGATGCACTGTCACCTCCATCAAAAAGGAAGATGTTCCACCCACCAAGAAACAGAAAAT CTCTAGCAGTAGAGAGAGAATGACTGAAGTATCAATGAAGAGAGATCGCTCCCAGAGCACCGAACTCTCCCCAGCCAGACCCAAGGGCAAGCTGAGTATGCCTACCACGCCAACAATGCTGAA GAGGAAGTGTCTTTCTGGCAAGCTAAAGAGCACAGAGGAGCAGGAGCTAGAAAAGATGAAGCAATTGCAGCAGGAGACAATGGATCTGCGCAAAAAGAATGAAGAGTCCCTGATAGCTGCTATTGCTGGCTCAG GACAACCTGTGAAGAAAACAACTGTCCAGGTAACAAAGCCAGTTGACTTCCATTTCTGCACAGATGAGAGGATTAAACAGCACACAGAAAGCCAACCTGGGAATGAATACAAGAAGCTGGATTTCATAGCAGCTCTGAGAAAGCACCCTGCGTCTCCG GCACGAGTGGTGAAGGGGCCCACCATCCCCAAACCTTTCAATCTCTCCTGTGGCAACAAAAGGAAGTTTGAAGAAACTACATCAGAGTATGTCCCCCTTGCTCAGCAGATTGAAAACTTCCAGAAACGTACTCCCTCTCGTTACCATTTGAGGAGCAGGAGGACCGATGAAA GTCCCATTCCAGTAAAGCCACTGAAGGCCAGGCTTACGCAGCCCAAAACTCCCCTGCTTCAAACAAAACAGCGCTTCAGACCTGTAACTTGCAAGAGTGCAGCTGAGTTGGAGGCCGAGGAAATAGAGAAGCTCCGACA ATACAAATTCAAAGCTCAGGAGCTTAATCCAAGGATCATAGAGGGTGGGCCAATCCTGCCCAAGAAACCCCCTGTGAAAGAGCCCACACAGCCTATTGGATTTGACTTGGAAGTTGAAAAAAGGATTCAGGAGCGAGAGAGcaagaagcagcaggaggaggagcattATGAATTCCATTCCAGGCCATGTCCAGCTAAAATCTTGGAGGATGTTGTG GGTGTTCCAGAAAAGAAGCCCCTTCCTGTTACAGTTCCTAAATCCCCAGCCTTTGCACTGAAGAACAGAATCCGAATGCCTGATAGAGAGGAAGAAAAG GGAGAGGAGGTGGTCCCAGTGATCAAAGCTAACCCCATGCCACACTATGGAGTGCCCTTCAAACCCAAAGCCCCCGAGCAGAGACATGTGGAAGTGTGCCCCTTCTCTTTTGACTCTCGTGACAGAGAGAGGTGGatccaaaaggagaaaaaaatagaagAGCTGCAGAAAGAGGAG GTACCAAAGTTCAAAGCACTACCCCTGCCTCAGTTTGATTACATCAACTTGCCACAAAAAAAAGTGAAGAACACAACACAACCAGAGCCCTTCCATCTGCAGACAGATGAACGGGGAGCTACCAAGTTGCAGAATTGGCAGCAACAG ATCAAAGAAGACCTGAAACGGCAAAAAGAGGCAGCGTGTTTCAAAGCTAATCCAAACACCGTTGTGCACCAGGAGCCTTTTGTGCCAAAGAAGGATAGCAAGCCAATATCAG AGAGCCTTTCTGGTTCCATAGTTGCTGAAAGTTTTGAGCTGGCTACAGAAAAGAGAGCAAAAGAGCGTCAAGAGTTCGAAAAGCGACTAGCTGAGTTGGAAACTGAAAAAGAGAAGCTTCAAGAAGAGGCAAgacagcaggaggctgagcgggagAAAGAAGAACTCTCCAGACTGAGACAGGAACTG gtACACAAGGCAAACCCAATTCGCAAGTACCGCAGTCTGGAGGTGAAGCCAAGTGACCAGCCTCTGACCGTGCCCAAGTCTCCGAACTTTTCCGACCGATTTCGGTGTTGA
- the TPX2 gene encoding targeting protein for Xklp2 isoform X1, translated as MSHPQSSYSYDAETTYINFRTLNDDDMQSVDSWFDLKASSENVPPADNVATVLQYKPASSKANLPQAIVSPMVKSSENHEMEEREMAQAMLRPQNIVGSLAAWRVPSNDASPPAPSGASQRRVSRRLSAQQKNAQQRKRQAKVKAERCTVTSIKKEDVPPTKKQKISSSRERMTEVSMKRDRSQSTELSPARPKGKLSMPTTPTMLKRKCLSGKLKSTEEQELEKMKQLQQETMDLRKKNEESLIAAIAGSGQPVKKTTVQVTKPVDFHFCTDERIKQHTESQPGNEYKKLDFIAALRKHPASPARVVKGPTIPKPFNLSCGNKRKFEETTSEYVPLAQQIENFQKRTPSRYHLRSRRTDESPIPVKPLKARLTQPKTPLLQTKQRFRPVTCKSAAELEAEEIEKLRQYKFKAQELNPRIIEGGPILPKKPPVKEPTQPIGFDLEVEKRIQERESKKQQEEEHYEFHSRPCPAKILEDVVGVPEKKPLPVTVPKSPAFALKNRIRMPDREEEKGEEVVPVIKANPMPHYGVPFKPKAPEQRHVEVCPFSFDSRDRERWIQKEKKIEELQKEEVPKFKALPLPQFDYINLPQKKVKNTTQPEPFHLQTDERGATKLQNWQQQIKEDLKRQKEAACFKANPNTVVHQEPFVPKKDSKPISESLSGSIVAESFELATEKRAKERQEFEKRLAELETEKEKLQEEARQQEAEREKEELSRLRQELVHKANPIRKYRSLEVKPSDQPLTVPKSPNFSDRFRC; from the exons ATGTCTCATCCACAGTCTTCCTATTCCTATGATGCAGAAACTACCTACATCAACTTCAGGACTCTGAATGATGATGACATGCAGAGTGTAGATTCATGGTTTG ATCTGAAAGCCAGTTCAGAGAATGTCCCTCCTGCAGACAACGTGGCAACTGTTTTGCAGTACAAGCCTGCCTCTTCAAAGGCTAATCTTCCTCAAGCTATTGTTTCACCAATGGTGAAATCCA GTGAAAACCAtgagatggaggagagagaaatggcGCAGGCAATGTTGAGACCACAGAATATTGTCGGTTCTTTAGCAGCCTGGAGAGTCCCCTCAAATGATGCTTCACCTCCTGCTCCTTCAGGAGCTTCTCAAAG GAGGGTATCCAGAAGACTGTCAGCACAACAGAAGAATGCCCAGCAACGCAAACGTCAGGCCAAAGTCAAAGCAGAGAGATGCACTGTCACCTCCATCAAAAAGGAAGATGTTCCACCCACCAAGAAACAGAAAAT CTCTAGCAGTAGAGAGAGAATGACTGAAGTATCAATGAAGAGAGATCGCTCCCAGAGCACCGAACTCTCCCCAGCCAGACCCAAGGGCAAGCTGAGTATGCCTACCACGCCAACAATGCTGAA GAGGAAGTGTCTTTCTGGCAAGCTAAAGAGCACAGAGGAGCAGGAGCTAGAAAAGATGAAGCAATTGCAGCAGGAGACAATGGATCTGCGCAAAAAGAATGAAGAGTCCCTGATAGCTGCTATTGCTGGCTCAG GACAACCTGTGAAGAAAACAACTGTCCAGGTAACAAAGCCAGTTGACTTCCATTTCTGCACAGATGAGAGGATTAAACAGCACACAGAAAGCCAACCTGGGAATGAATACAAGAAGCTGGATTTCATAGCAGCTCTGAGAAAGCACCCTGCGTCTCCG GCACGAGTGGTGAAGGGGCCCACCATCCCCAAACCTTTCAATCTCTCCTGTGGCAACAAAAGGAAGTTTGAAGAAACTACATCAGAGTATGTCCCCCTTGCTCAGCAGATTGAAAACTTCCAGAAACGTACTCCCTCTCGTTACCATTTGAGGAGCAGGAGGACCGATGAAA GTCCCATTCCAGTAAAGCCACTGAAGGCCAGGCTTACGCAGCCCAAAACTCCCCTGCTTCAAACAAAACAGCGCTTCAGACCTGTAACTTGCAAGAGTGCAGCTGAGTTGGAGGCCGAGGAAATAGAGAAGCTCCGACA ATACAAATTCAAAGCTCAGGAGCTTAATCCAAGGATCATAGAGGGTGGGCCAATCCTGCCCAAGAAACCCCCTGTGAAAGAGCCCACACAGCCTATTGGATTTGACTTGGAAGTTGAAAAAAGGATTCAGGAGCGAGAGAGcaagaagcagcaggaggaggagcattATGAATTCCATTCCAGGCCATGTCCAGCTAAAATCTTGGAGGATGTTGTG GGTGTTCCAGAAAAGAAGCCCCTTCCTGTTACAGTTCCTAAATCCCCAGCCTTTGCACTGAAGAACAGAATCCGAATGCCTGATAGAGAGGAAGAAAAG GGAGAGGAGGTGGTCCCAGTGATCAAAGCTAACCCCATGCCACACTATGGAGTGCCCTTCAAACCCAAAGCCCCCGAGCAGAGACATGTGGAAGTGTGCCCCTTCTCTTTTGACTCTCGTGACAGAGAGAGGTGGatccaaaaggagaaaaaaatagaagAGCTGCAGAAAGAGGAG GTACCAAAGTTCAAAGCACTACCCCTGCCTCAGTTTGATTACATCAACTTGCCACAAAAAAAAGTGAAGAACACAACACAACCAGAGCCCTTCCATCTGCAGACAGATGAACGGGGAGCTACCAAGTTGCAGAATTGGCAGCAACAG ATCAAAGAAGACCTGAAACGGCAAAAAGAGGCAGCGTGTTTCAAAGCTAATCCAAACACCGTTGTGCACCAGGAGCCTTTTGTGCCAAAGAAGGATAGCAAGCCAATATCAG AGAGCCTTTCTGGTTCCATAGTTGCTGAAAGTTTTGAGCTGGCTACAGAAAAGAGAGCAAAAGAGCGTCAAGAGTTCGAAAAGCGACTAGCTGAGTTGGAAACTGAAAAAGAGAAGCTTCAAGAAGAGGCAAgacagcaggaggctgagcgggagAAAGAAGAACTCTCCAGACTGAGACAGGAACTG gtACACAAGGCAAACCCAATTCGCAAGTACCGCAGTCTGGAGGTGAAGCCAAGTGACCAGCCTCTGACCGTGCCCAAGTCTCCGAACTTTTCCGACCGATTTCGGTGTTGA
- the TPX2 gene encoding targeting protein for Xklp2 isoform X2, whose protein sequence is MSHPQSSYSYDAETTYINFRTLNDDDMQSVDSWFDLKASSENVPPADNVATVLQYKPASSKANLPQAIVSPMVKSSENHEMEEREMAQAMLRPQNIVGSLAAWRVPSNDASPPAPSGASQRRVSRRLSAQQKNAQQRKRQAKVKAERCTVTSIKKEDVPPTKKQKISSSRERMTEVSMKRDRSQSTELSPARPKGKLSMPTTPTMLKRKCLSGKLKSTEEQELEKMKQLQQETMDLRKKNEESLIAAIAGSGQPVKKTTVQVTKPVDFHFCTDERIKQHTESQPGNEYKKLDFIAALRKHPASPARVVKGPTIPKPFNLSCGNKRKFEETTSEYVPLAQQIENFQKRTPSRYHLRSRRTDESPIPVKPLKARLTQPKTPLLQTKQRFRPVTCKSAAELEAEEIEKLRQYKFKAQELNPRIIEGGPILPKKPPVKEPTQPIGFDLEVEKRIQERESKKQQEEEHYEFHSRPCPAKILEDVVGVPEKKPLPVTVPKSPAFALKNRIRMPDREEEKGEEVVPVIKANPMPHYGVPFKPKAPEQRHVEVCPFSFDSRDRERWIQKEKKIEELQKEEVPKFKALPLPQFDYINLPQKKVKNTTQPEPFHLQTDERGATKLQNWQQQIKEDLKRQKEAACFKANPNTVVHQEPFVPKKDSKPISVAESFELATEKRAKERQEFEKRLAELETEKEKLQEEARQQEAEREKEELSRLRQELVHKANPIRKYRSLEVKPSDQPLTVPKSPNFSDRFRC, encoded by the exons ATGTCTCATCCACAGTCTTCCTATTCCTATGATGCAGAAACTACCTACATCAACTTCAGGACTCTGAATGATGATGACATGCAGAGTGTAGATTCATGGTTTG ATCTGAAAGCCAGTTCAGAGAATGTCCCTCCTGCAGACAACGTGGCAACTGTTTTGCAGTACAAGCCTGCCTCTTCAAAGGCTAATCTTCCTCAAGCTATTGTTTCACCAATGGTGAAATCCA GTGAAAACCAtgagatggaggagagagaaatggcGCAGGCAATGTTGAGACCACAGAATATTGTCGGTTCTTTAGCAGCCTGGAGAGTCCCCTCAAATGATGCTTCACCTCCTGCTCCTTCAGGAGCTTCTCAAAG GAGGGTATCCAGAAGACTGTCAGCACAACAGAAGAATGCCCAGCAACGCAAACGTCAGGCCAAAGTCAAAGCAGAGAGATGCACTGTCACCTCCATCAAAAAGGAAGATGTTCCACCCACCAAGAAACAGAAAAT CTCTAGCAGTAGAGAGAGAATGACTGAAGTATCAATGAAGAGAGATCGCTCCCAGAGCACCGAACTCTCCCCAGCCAGACCCAAGGGCAAGCTGAGTATGCCTACCACGCCAACAATGCTGAA GAGGAAGTGTCTTTCTGGCAAGCTAAAGAGCACAGAGGAGCAGGAGCTAGAAAAGATGAAGCAATTGCAGCAGGAGACAATGGATCTGCGCAAAAAGAATGAAGAGTCCCTGATAGCTGCTATTGCTGGCTCAG GACAACCTGTGAAGAAAACAACTGTCCAGGTAACAAAGCCAGTTGACTTCCATTTCTGCACAGATGAGAGGATTAAACAGCACACAGAAAGCCAACCTGGGAATGAATACAAGAAGCTGGATTTCATAGCAGCTCTGAGAAAGCACCCTGCGTCTCCG GCACGAGTGGTGAAGGGGCCCACCATCCCCAAACCTTTCAATCTCTCCTGTGGCAACAAAAGGAAGTTTGAAGAAACTACATCAGAGTATGTCCCCCTTGCTCAGCAGATTGAAAACTTCCAGAAACGTACTCCCTCTCGTTACCATTTGAGGAGCAGGAGGACCGATGAAA GTCCCATTCCAGTAAAGCCACTGAAGGCCAGGCTTACGCAGCCCAAAACTCCCCTGCTTCAAACAAAACAGCGCTTCAGACCTGTAACTTGCAAGAGTGCAGCTGAGTTGGAGGCCGAGGAAATAGAGAAGCTCCGACA ATACAAATTCAAAGCTCAGGAGCTTAATCCAAGGATCATAGAGGGTGGGCCAATCCTGCCCAAGAAACCCCCTGTGAAAGAGCCCACACAGCCTATTGGATTTGACTTGGAAGTTGAAAAAAGGATTCAGGAGCGAGAGAGcaagaagcagcaggaggaggagcattATGAATTCCATTCCAGGCCATGTCCAGCTAAAATCTTGGAGGATGTTGTG GGTGTTCCAGAAAAGAAGCCCCTTCCTGTTACAGTTCCTAAATCCCCAGCCTTTGCACTGAAGAACAGAATCCGAATGCCTGATAGAGAGGAAGAAAAG GGAGAGGAGGTGGTCCCAGTGATCAAAGCTAACCCCATGCCACACTATGGAGTGCCCTTCAAACCCAAAGCCCCCGAGCAGAGACATGTGGAAGTGTGCCCCTTCTCTTTTGACTCTCGTGACAGAGAGAGGTGGatccaaaaggagaaaaaaatagaagAGCTGCAGAAAGAGGAG GTACCAAAGTTCAAAGCACTACCCCTGCCTCAGTTTGATTACATCAACTTGCCACAAAAAAAAGTGAAGAACACAACACAACCAGAGCCCTTCCATCTGCAGACAGATGAACGGGGAGCTACCAAGTTGCAGAATTGGCAGCAACAG ATCAAAGAAGACCTGAAACGGCAAAAAGAGGCAGCGTGTTTCAAAGCTAATCCAAACACCGTTGTGCACCAGGAGCCTTTTGTGCCAAAGAAGGATAGCAAGCCAATATCAG TTGCTGAAAGTTTTGAGCTGGCTACAGAAAAGAGAGCAAAAGAGCGTCAAGAGTTCGAAAAGCGACTAGCTGAGTTGGAAACTGAAAAAGAGAAGCTTCAAGAAGAGGCAAgacagcaggaggctgagcgggagAAAGAAGAACTCTCCAGACTGAGACAGGAACTG gtACACAAGGCAAACCCAATTCGCAAGTACCGCAGTCTGGAGGTGAAGCCAAGTGACCAGCCTCTGACCGTGCCCAAGTCTCCGAACTTTTCCGACCGATTTCGGTGTTGA